The Myroides fluvii region TATTTAGAATCACTTTACATTTGTGGCGTTTTTAATAAGTCTAAATAACACAGATTCAGAATGAAGACGTATACTACATTGTTAGTTACCATTTGTGGAGTAATGGTAAGTTTCGCTCAAAACATCACAATCAAAGGAAGAGTTGTAGATGAGGTTAATAAACCACTACCTTTTGCTACGGTTGTATTAGGAGAAGGGCAAACCGCTGTTCAAACCAACGAAAATGGGGAGTTCAAATTGAATAATATTCAAAAAGGAAAGCACACGATGAAGGCTTCTTTTGTTGGATATTCAACCTCTCAAAGAGACATTACCCTGGCTAAAAATGAAGAAATCGTAAACTTTCTTTTGGTTGCAGATAGCCAATTAGAGAACATCACAGTTTATGGTAGAAGCAACAAAAACGTAAAAAATCTTCAGTATATCACGCGTTTACCACTTGGATTACAAGATCAAGTACAATCCATTAGCATTGTTTCGGAGCACGTAATCAAAGAGCAAGGAGCATTGACTATTACAGATGCAGCACGTAACGTTGCAGGGGTAACCCAGTTTTCAAACTATGGTGGACCTGCAGAAAGTATGTCTATCCGCGGATTTAGAGGAACACCTGTATTGAGAAATGGAGTTGGAATGGATTCTGATTTTAGAACGGCCTCAGCTATAGCAGATATGCAAGGAATTGAGAGCGTTGAGGTAATCAAAGGTTCTGCAGCAGTATTACAAGGAATCGGAAACGGTTTAGGAGCTGCTGGTGGAGTAATTAACATGGTGACTAAAACACCAAACTTCAAAAACCAAAGAGAAGTAAGCTTCAGAGCTGGAAGCTACGGTCAAGTTAGACCAACGGTTGACTTCGAACAAGTATTAGATAAAAAAGAAACGGTTTCTTTCCGTTTCAATGGAGCATATGAAAGAAATGATGGATGGAGAACGTATGTGAATAATGAACATTTTTACATCAACCCATCCCTAACATGGAAAATCGATAACAAAACCAAGTTAACGGTTGAAATGGATTATTTAAATGGGGATTATGTTACAGACAAAGGAACGGTAAACTTAGGTCCAGATTATTCGAATCAACTATATAAAATGCCACATAATAAATTTTTAGGTTTCAAAGGAGACGCTAAAAAGATTACCATGCAAAATTATGTTGCGCGTTTCGAAAGACAATTAACTGAAAAATTGAGCGTTAGAACGTCATATACAGCATCTATTTACAATGAAAATGGGCGTTCGACAAACATAACAACGGTTTTGCCGAAAAAAGAAATTGGAGCAGATTGGAGTAAATATGCCGATATCAAACGCACCGTTTCTCAAGGACAATCAGATGATTATAATTCTGTATTTCAAGCAGATTTAATCGGTAAAGACATTTTTACGGGTATTTTAAAACATACCTTCCAAATTGGTTTTGATTACAGACAAACCAAAACAATTGCTGGTTCTACAACAGGTAAAGTTTGGGGGAAAGATAAAGGTGGAAACGACGCTTTAGTTGATTTTAGAAGTGATATCAATGTATTAGGACCCATTGACAATACATTGCCAGAAAACATCATCTACGGAGATATTGCTACAACAAGAACCATGTCGCCAACTATCGGTTTCATGGCACAAGATTATATTGCTATTGGAGATAAATTAAGTGCGATGTTAGGACTTCGTTATAGCCGTTTGAATGGTAATACTACTGAAAATGCTACGGTAGATCGTTGGAATCCAATGGTGGGATTAATCTTCAAACCACAAGAAAATATCAGCACATTTGCATCTTATACTACAACAAGTAGCTTGAGACAATCAAATAAATTGTTACACGGTGGGGGATATGTAGGAGCATCAGATATTAAACAATTTGAATTTGGTTTCAAATCAAACTGGTATAACGATCATTTAGGTGTAAACTTCACGTACTTCTTCATCAATCAAAGTAACTTAGTAGCGCCTTATATCAATCCAGAAACAAACGAGCAATCAAAAACGGAAAGCATCTTAGCTGGAGATTTAAAACGCAATGGATTTGAGTTGGAAATCAACGGTAAAATTACCAACAACTTAGAGGTAATGTTAGGCTATGCTAACTTATATGCGAGATATCAAGATAGCCCACAATATGTGGATGGTTCTGCGCCAATGAACGCTCCTGAGCATACTGCAAACGGATGGGTAAGTTATAAATTTGACCAAGGTACATTAAACGGATTATCGTTGAGCGCAGGGGTTTACTTTGTAGGAAAACGTCCAGTAAACGAATATAGTAGAACGCTAGATAATAGCCATAATACAAACGTAAACGTAAGACCATTTGACATGCCTAGCTACACTACGGTGAATGCACAAGCAGCTTATACTTACAAAAACGCTACGTTAAGTGTGTTTATGAATAACCTTTTCAACGAAAGAGGATACACATCTTACTTCAGAGGAGGATATATCAACGAAATTTCACCTCGAAATTTCGCAGCACAATTGTCGTATAGATTCTAGAATTTCTCTTTAAGTAGTGTCATTATAATTGAAATAATAATAAGTACAAACACGGTTTTATAGTATAAAATCGTGTTTGTTCGTTTTTGAATATCCATATGAAAACAAAGAAAACCTCTCCTTTTCGCAAATTGATGAATGACCTCCACTTGTGGTTAGGTATTGCAAGTTCACTTGTCTTGTTTGTAGTCTGTTTAACCGGTACCATCTATACGTTCAAAACCGAAATCCAAGATTGGATGGAGCCTGCGCGTTATCAAGTAACGGATAAAGGAACGGGACAAATCAAACCAATAGAGGAGCTTGTTCAATTGGTTGAAGCTTCTACCCAAGGGAAAGTACAACGCGTAACCTTGGTGAGCAAAGCCAGTAAACCCTATGTGTTTGCGGTAAGTAGTGGGGAAGAAGGAAAGCGCCCAGATGCGGTTCACGTTAACCCATATACAGGAGAAGTTTTAGGAACAGGAAAAGGTCCTGGTGACGAGTTTTTTATGACGGTATTTAAATTACACCGTTGGTTATTGCTCGATTCATCCATCGGAAGACCTATTGTTGGAATTGCAACTATTATTTTCTGTTTCCTTTCTATTTCAGGGTTGATCTTGTGGTTCCCTAAAAAAATAAAGGGATGGAAAAGCATCAAACCCGGATTCAAAATTAAGTTTAAAGCCAATTGGAAACGCATCAATCACGATTTACACAATACCCTTGGATTTTATACCTTGTTGATTGTATTAATTATGTCTTTAACGGGCTTATGCTGGTCTTTTGAGTGGTATAGAGAGGGATTGAGCAGTGTATTGGGAGCGAAAGTTTTTGGAGGACGTGATGAAGTAAAACCAGAATCAGTACTGCAAGATAAAGCAGCAATTACCTTGGAAGAAGCTCTAGCTATTGCCAATAAAGAAATGGCGTATGAGTACCGCTCTTTAGCTGTTAGCTTGCCTAAAGACGCTGTAGGGGCTTATGAAATAAATAAAAATGAATTAGCAAGATGGAATGAAACAGTGAATGATCGAGTGTTCCTAGATCAGTATTCAGGAGCGGTTATCAAGAAAGAGATTTTCGCAGATAAATCAGTGGGAGAAAAATTGGCAAGTTCAATTCGCGCGCTTCATTTTGGGGATATTTATGGCTTGTTTTCCAAAGTTATTTACTTCATAACTTGTTTAATCGCTACTTCATTGCCCGTGACAGGTATTTTTATTTGGTTGAATAAAATGAAAAAGAAACCCAAAAGCAAAGCGTAGTGCATGTTGGGAATACTTTAGCATGGAAAGTAGACAAAATAAGAGAAAAAGTGTAACTTTGTTCTTACAATTTTAATTAAAGGTAAGAGTATGTATCCAGAAGAAATAGTAAAACCAATGCGTCAAGAGTTAGTTGATGCAGGATTTGCAGCATTATATACAGCAGACGAAGTTGAAGCTGCTTTAAGTAAAGAAGGAACTACATTAGTAGTTGTCAATTCAGTTTGTGGTTGTGCGGCGCGTAATGCTCGTCCAGGAGCAATCATGAGCTTAAGAGGAGAAAAGAAACCAGCGCAAATTGTAACGGTTTTTGCAGGTGTGGATAAAGATGCGGTAGATGCAGCACGTCAACACATGTTCCCTTTCCCTCCATCTTCGCCTGCTATGGCTTTGTTTAAAGATGGTGAATTAGTTCACATGTTGGAAAGACATCATATCGAAGGACATCCTGCAGAGATGATCGCTGAAAATTTGATCGACGCATATAAAGAATATTGCTAAAAAGAGACCACCTTCTATAAGGTGGTTTTTTTTTAAAGTGTATATTTGCTCAAGATATACATTGAACTAATGCAAAAAATAATTTCATATCCATTATCTGTACTATTCGTCCTCTGTTTGTTACTTGTGCTCCTTTTTTTTCACGGACTACAGTGGCTCGCTTTTAATCTTTTTGGTTACAACGCCCACAAAAAAGTGGTGGATTGCATGGTGTGGTGGATTATGTTGTGTACCGGTATCTTAGGTACGACGTATCGCGTTTCAAAAGAAGAAGAACTTCCTACGGATAAACCCATTATATTTGTTGCCAATCATCAGAGTATGTTTGATATACCGATGATTATTTGGTTCTTTAAACAGAACCATCCCAAATTTGTCAGTAAAAAAGAACTAGGACAAGGAATTCCAAGTGTGTCCTATAATTTAAAACACGGCGGATCGGTGCTAATCGACCGCAATGATGCAAAACAAGCCCTAACCGTTATTCGAGGATTAGGTCAGTATATTTCAACGTATAACCGCGCTGCTGTTATCTTCCCTGAAGGAACTAGAAGCCGTGACGGACATCCTAAACGTTTTTCAGAAAATGGGGTTAAAATGTTATGTAAGTTTTCACCAGATGCTTACCTTGTTCCCATGACGATTAATAATTCGTGGAAATTGTTTCGATTCGGAAAATTTCCTTTAGGATTAGGAGCCAAAATTAGCCTTTACACACACAAGCCAATGAAAATTAGCGAGTACTCTTTTGAAGAGCTTTTTGCTAAAACAGAAGCCATCGTAAAGTCTAAAATAGAATAAAAAAATACTAATTCTCGCAGTTACTCCCAAACAAACTAAACCAAACCGAAGAGCTAGTTGCGAAGTAAAAACTAATTGAAATGTCAGCACACAATGTTCGTTTAGAAGTAATGCACTTCTTGGAAAAAAATATAGATAGCTTCGTAGATGATTATCTAATACCTGTGGAGAAAATTTGGCAACCTTCTGATTTACTGCCGAATTCGGAGAGTGAAACATTTTTAGAAGATGTCAGAGAATTGAGAGAATACGCCAAAGAATTACCCTATGATTTTTGGGTGGTTTTAGTTGGTGATACCATTACAGAAGAGGCATTACCTACGTATGAGTCTTGGTTAATGGATGTAGAAGGCGTAAACCAAAAAGAAGGAGAAAGCGGAAACGGTTGGGCCAAATGGATTCGCCACTGGACCGGAGAAGAAAATAGACATGGAGATTTGTTGAGTAAATATTTGTATTTATCAGGGCGTGTCAATATGCGCGAAGTAGAGATTACAACCCAACATCTATTGAATGACGGGTTTGATCCAGGTACGGATAGAGATCCATATAAAAACTTCGTATTTACAAGCTTTCAGGAGTTAGCAACCTATATTTCACACAATCGTGTTGGAAAATTAGCAAAACAATATGGCGATCATCGATTAGCGAAAATTTGTCGTTTGATTGCTGGAGATGAAATGCGCCACCACCATGCGTATTCTGAATTTGTGGATCGTATTTTTAAAGTAGATCCAAGTGAAATGCTATTGGCTTTCGTC contains the following coding sequences:
- a CDS encoding PepSY-associated TM helix domain-containing protein encodes the protein MKTKKTSPFRKLMNDLHLWLGIASSLVLFVVCLTGTIYTFKTEIQDWMEPARYQVTDKGTGQIKPIEELVQLVEASTQGKVQRVTLVSKASKPYVFAVSSGEEGKRPDAVHVNPYTGEVLGTGKGPGDEFFMTVFKLHRWLLLDSSIGRPIVGIATIIFCFLSISGLILWFPKKIKGWKSIKPGFKIKFKANWKRINHDLHNTLGFYTLLIVLIMSLTGLCWSFEWYREGLSSVLGAKVFGGRDEVKPESVLQDKAAITLEEALAIANKEMAYEYRSLAVSLPKDAVGAYEINKNELARWNETVNDRVFLDQYSGAVIKKEIFADKSVGEKLASSIRALHFGDIYGLFSKVIYFITCLIATSLPVTGIFIWLNKMKKKPKSKA
- a CDS encoding TonB-dependent receptor, translated to MKTYTTLLVTICGVMVSFAQNITIKGRVVDEVNKPLPFATVVLGEGQTAVQTNENGEFKLNNIQKGKHTMKASFVGYSTSQRDITLAKNEEIVNFLLVADSQLENITVYGRSNKNVKNLQYITRLPLGLQDQVQSISIVSEHVIKEQGALTITDAARNVAGVTQFSNYGGPAESMSIRGFRGTPVLRNGVGMDSDFRTASAIADMQGIESVEVIKGSAAVLQGIGNGLGAAGGVINMVTKTPNFKNQREVSFRAGSYGQVRPTVDFEQVLDKKETVSFRFNGAYERNDGWRTYVNNEHFYINPSLTWKIDNKTKLTVEMDYLNGDYVTDKGTVNLGPDYSNQLYKMPHNKFLGFKGDAKKITMQNYVARFERQLTEKLSVRTSYTASIYNENGRSTNITTVLPKKEIGADWSKYADIKRTVSQGQSDDYNSVFQADLIGKDIFTGILKHTFQIGFDYRQTKTIAGSTTGKVWGKDKGGNDALVDFRSDINVLGPIDNTLPENIIYGDIATTRTMSPTIGFMAQDYIAIGDKLSAMLGLRYSRLNGNTTENATVDRWNPMVGLIFKPQENISTFASYTTTSSLRQSNKLLHGGGYVGASDIKQFEFGFKSNWYNDHLGVNFTYFFINQSNLVAPYINPETNEQSKTESILAGDLKRNGFELEINGKITNNLEVMLGYANLYARYQDSPQYVDGSAPMNAPEHTANGWVSYKFDQGTLNGLSLSAGVYFVGKRPVNEYSRTLDNSHNTNVNVRPFDMPSYTTVNAQAAYTYKNATLSVFMNNLFNERGYTSYFRGGYINEISPRNFAAQLSYRF
- a CDS encoding BrxA/BrxB family bacilliredoxin yields the protein MYPEEIVKPMRQELVDAGFAALYTADEVEAALSKEGTTLVVVNSVCGCAARNARPGAIMSLRGEKKPAQIVTVFAGVDKDAVDAARQHMFPFPPSSPAMALFKDGELVHMLERHHIEGHPAEMIAENLIDAYKEYC
- a CDS encoding acyl-ACP desaturase; protein product: MSAHNVRLEVMHFLEKNIDSFVDDYLIPVEKIWQPSDLLPNSESETFLEDVRELREYAKELPYDFWVVLVGDTITEEALPTYESWLMDVEGVNQKEGESGNGWAKWIRHWTGEENRHGDLLSKYLYLSGRVNMREVEITTQHLLNDGFDPGTDRDPYKNFVFTSFQELATYISHNRVGKLAKQYGDHRLAKICRLIAGDEMRHHHAYSEFVDRIFKVDPSEMLLAFVDMMKRKITMPANLIRESGGKMGDAFELFSDSAQRIGVYTAIDYVEIMQKLIDRWEIAKLTGLTDEAEKAREYLMKLPTRMLRIADRMTVGKEQHIFKWVQPAIIK
- a CDS encoding lysophospholipid acyltransferase family protein, which codes for MQKIISYPLSVLFVLCLLLVLLFFHGLQWLAFNLFGYNAHKKVVDCMVWWIMLCTGILGTTYRVSKEEELPTDKPIIFVANHQSMFDIPMIIWFFKQNHPKFVSKKELGQGIPSVSYNLKHGGSVLIDRNDAKQALTVIRGLGQYISTYNRAAVIFPEGTRSRDGHPKRFSENGVKMLCKFSPDAYLVPMTINNSWKLFRFGKFPLGLGAKISLYTHKPMKISEYSFEELFAKTEAIVKSKIE